CATGAGCGAGAAAGGGGCTGGTAAGGGAAAATGAGCGCGGTTCTGcctacatacacatacacatgacCACAGAACATTCGTACAGATCGCTGTATGGGTGAGCTGAGTAATTGAACGAATCGCTCGGTCCGTCTTCGGCCAGGGTTAAAAATATGCACACGACCATTAGCCAGCCGCATCGGTCCCGGCCAAGGGGATGCTCAGACCCAGAGTCGGGGTCTGGACGCCGCTTCCAGGCTGCCCTGGCCCACATGCAGTCAGCGTTCAGGCCTCTCTTCATGTGGGGCTCCCGTACCCACACACACGAGGCCACTTGGGTGTGAAAGTTCTGCTGGGCTCTGTCTGTGTCACGCTTATGATTTAATAAGCAAATGAGCTGCGAAATTGCTGAAATTGTTGGGTTCTCCGTCATCCCCACAATCCGAATCTCGCTCCACGCCCCGAAATCACGGTCCGCCGTATTTCGTATTGAAATGCTTAAGCCTATGCGTCACGGAAGAAAAGTGGGCGTTAGTCCGTACATTCCTTTTGATTCTTGAGATCTGGGCGTACCTTTGAATGGGAATAAACCATGTATAAAAAAGATAATGAAACCTTTTTAGTCTGCACAAATCAAAAGTGTCATACGGATAATTAGGTGTATTATATTCATCGAGTTGTTTCCAAGTGCAATTGGACAAGATCTTAGATTACAGACCCAAACCTGAAAAACCCATCTAAATACGCCACAATCTCGGCTACGGCTTGGGACCCAAACAAGAGCGGAAGCAAATAATGATAAGCCGAGAGACTCAAATCCCGAAAAGAAACCAAGTCAAAATAGAGTCGAAACCTTTAAAGCCGCGAGTAAATAAAGCCATTCCCGATGGTGAAAcatgtgaaaatatttttcgacGTGATTGGTCCTGCGAGTTTTTTGGGCTTGACTGGTGAACGAGTAtcagttttcaaattttccaaTTGTCAACTACCTGCAGAAGATTGCGGTGATAAGTATGTCTGCGAGGTCGCCCATGCCCTTGCCAGTGGTGGCCTACTGGGCCAGGCTGTGGCATTCGGCAAATAACTGGAGACATGGAGGAGGCCTAAAATAGCCACGTTTTGATGTTCTTCGAGCACCCGGTCTAGGCAGCTGCATTGCCTGGGAAAATGCTCTTGAAACTTGAGACAGGAAACGATATTacattgaaatacatttatgtTTACGCACTTCTTGTGTTATTGCCttaaaattacacattttaaaaatgggGATGAAAATCAAGGAATATTCGATGCTTACAGGACACATTTCAACTTTACTcagcttatatatttttgtgcgTTTTCGAACTCAAAGAATACATAAAAAGGCATTCTTTACCACAATCACTTTGTAAAATCCTAAAgggaatattttttaaaaaatgttgttttatttgatgtgtttaaaatttaattaaatatttaatctaTGGTAAACAGCGTCCTACAACGATTCTGATCtgattatatttaattgaaagttaGCTTGAATTCGAAAAAAAGAACACGAATGCAAGTATAACCAGCCAAAGTAAAAGAAATTAGGTTATGAACCTTTATTGATGCTTGATGAATTGGAGTTTATATtgaaagatatatatatagcaaacGTTTGACGGAAATATGTGAACTAATTAGTTAATTTAGTCTTCTAACAtatgttctttttattataGGGGCGCAACTCATGCAACCGATCTTAGCCTTACAGCCTATGGCCATATtaccaataacaacaataacagtaACAACTTGGGTGCAGGCGGAAAGGCAATGACCGTGAAGCTGTCCAATTCCTTCAACGAGTCCGCCGCAGTGTTAAATCTCTCCAAGTGCTCCTCGCTTAATGTAAGCGGCGATCACTACTACTGCGATTACTATGTGAAGCCGGAGCTGGATCTCTCGGTGGGCGGGGGGGGCGGAAGTAGCACAAGTGGCAGTAGCTCCGGCGGCGGACAACTTCCTCTGCCCGCTCACCAACACCAGGCTCACAACGACAGTCGGGTGAGCTCAACACGGAACGAGCATCGGGCTCTCCAGCACAGCTATGAAGACATTGACGACAGCTCGATACGCAGCGGGGACGAAGATACCGGCCTCGCATCCGACGTAGTGGAGGAGTTGGATGCCATCGATGCAGACTTTCCTTATCCCCTGATTCTGGATTCCAACTCACGCGGTAGCCCGAATGCTGGTGTAGACGAGGTGGTCTTGTCCCGTAAGCTCCGTCGTAACGTCGATCAAGATAGTATGGAGGAAGGCAACGGGCACGGCGATGCGGTTATCGATGGTGACGATTACGAAGAACagatgctgcagcagcaccgTCATCtccggcagcagcagagcgTCGCAAGCGGAGTTCTGGATCTGCCGCCCCCACAAACTGTACGTGAGGTCTTGAATTCCAAATTTTGCGGCTTTATTTCCGCCAAGTTAAACAGCATGGAGGACTCGGACGCGGACAATTTAATGAATCGCATTCTTCTGTTACTGGTTCAAGTGCAGCAGTGCGAAGGGTCCTCAAAATAGATGGTCTAAAAGAAGAGTGCCAAGTGTCCGGTTGTGTTTAGagtagccaaaaaaaaagttcattATGGAATGATGTTGCTGGTCAAGGCACTTACAACGGATTTTTACTTGCCATTCTATATCACCTCCCCTAACCAAATACAATTTTACTTGCCAATGCCAAATCTGTGCCATACCAAAAGGatcaattaaatatgaatgaTTTACTAAAACATTCTCTAATTTTCGCttctattttcaaaaaaataaccaaactcAACGAAAAGACAACACAAAGACGTTAACCAAGAAATAGTCAAATAAgaagaataaattaattaagctttaaatgttaatttcgttttaagTCGATCAACTGAAGATCATACTCAAGCCAACGTCGCATCACATGAAACAAtagtttatattatataacCTATTATTTTACCCAGATTATTGCCAATCTTATAATATAACTTCTTGTTAAGTTGAAACATAGAATCTAGATAAGAAAagtttaaacataaaaaagcgAGCATATTACTCATAGTTTCATATACATCGATatgaatattaataatttctgaACACTAAATAAGACAACTTTTTACAATTTGATGCTGACGTTTTTGAATAAAACACCATATATGaaagtaattatattttggttttgataGACGTCGCCCATATTTTGGACATTCAGCcgaatataaaaataagaccgaaaatatttattgtaaaaaaCTGGTGTATACATAATTAGGAAACTTTGTTATCATCGCAGGCATGGCACCGTAGTTGACATTGATCAAGCATATATACCTTATACGATCGTAAATGTTCTTTACTATGTTGCAAACATCTGACCAAAATCAATATACCCTCTGGATAGACAAATCATTAATAATGCgaaaatgtacattttttgaagTTGGTGGACTTTGGAATGTGAGTGGacaatgtataaatatttattttatttactttgcctTTCGTAATAGTCGCATAAATCTGCATGCTGTTTTCTATCCTTAAAGCTCTATTACTTCCTAAGAGTCTGACATTCAATCCTTATAAATATTGCTTTATTCGACCTTTTACATATTCTTAGACTAGAAACTAACGATAAACTAAATTTGAATGTGATGCTAATCCTTGAAagtaattacaaattaaaagccTACTAAAACAACCCAACAGCAATGGCAAATTGGACCTAAAACGCATCCATATAGCATCGAGCAAATTCTGTTCAAGTGAGACTGCAGGGATACCAATTTATTAATACAGAAGGCGTATAGGCAAAGAACAAAAGGACAAAAGACTATTACAGCGTATAAGCCACGGTATGCGATTCTCGCGCTTTGAAAAGACCAGGGTAAGCAGATGTAGGTAAGCGAGGTCAAAAGAACGGCGAATCTAGTCTGTGTGTCGCAGAATATGAAAGAAAACTTCATTTAGATAAATACATATTCACATCGAAACCAACGTATATAAGCAACCCTTATCAAGAGATTCGGCCGGGCCAAAGCAGCTAGCTACCTCAAACCCTACAGAAATAGCGTTGCGCATGCGGGGAAATTGCCAAAACATGGCTGGCCTTGTCACATCCCAAAACTGGTTTTCCAATGTTGAATGGATTCATTGTAAGCAGTGGTGTAGCGCCCCTAAGGGATGCTGCCTACGTTTTGACCCGAATCGGGTTCAATAACCTGGTCGGCAGTCTGAAACTTAATAAAGGAGCCAATCTTTTCGTAACACTTAACCTTTAAAATCAGACAGAATTGTATATCTTAGtgcaattattttgtaaattcaAACTCTAATTGGTTTAAATTAGCTAACTTCAAAGCTATCTTTGGCTGAATGGACTGAATGCACCGAGTAAGGACAGTTTATGATCAAGAACAACGAAACTAAGATTTCTTTTCTTATACTTAGAATTTATTTTCCGACtgttactatatatatttgccgatattattataaataacaaagGTTAATTTcttaagatttttttttgataatattttggTAGCGATGTGATATAGTTTTTTGATCCGGCCCTTTCCATCCATATACTACTTGAAAAAGACTTTGGAAAAGTTGTTTGCAGAAAGCTTTAAAACTTTCAAACTGAAAGACTAATGGCGAACGGACA
This genomic interval from Drosophila teissieri strain GT53w chromosome 3L, Prin_Dtei_1.1, whole genome shotgun sequence contains the following:
- the LOC122615988 gene encoding uncharacterized protein LOC122615988, with protein sequence MAPVSGCSPTATHSLQDMSAAAAAIALDMKPKLEPHPLAAATVLPSQKIKKLVRRNASDKLKLIQMVHDNPILWDSRLPNFKGAEEEKNRAWEHIGREFNAPGRRVARAFKSLRESYRRELAHVKLMGNGFKPKWSLYEAMDFLRDVIRERKGATHATDLSLTAYGHITNNNNNSNNLGAGGKAMTVKLSNSFNESAAVLNLSKCSSLNVSGDHYYCDYYVKPELDLSVGGGGGSSTSGSSSGGGQLPLPAHQHQAHNDSRVSSTRNEHRALQHSYEDIDDSSIRSGDEDTGLASDVVEELDAIDADFPYPLILDSNSRGSPNAGVDEVVLSRKLRRNVDQDSMEEGNGHGDAVIDGDDYEEQMLQQHRHLRQQQSVASGVLDLPPPQTVREVLNSKFCGFISAKLNSMEDSDADNLMNRILLLLVQVQQCEGSSK